From Gimesia panareensis, the proteins below share one genomic window:
- a CDS encoding flagellar export protein FliJ: protein MKKFRFQFESVLKMRRHKRSLCRQLLGEILQADQRLVEERSRLEALRLEQLQEIRLRQDQGRVDVDAGANRRYYAGQLQTQIQTVTANRRVLEKQLVACRQALAQAEQEVKAMEKLSDKHRDAFQYAQIRKESLELEETWAATQQTGGVR from the coding sequence ATGAAAAAATTTCGATTTCAATTTGAATCCGTTCTGAAAATGCGACGACATAAACGCAGTCTCTGTCGTCAGCTGCTCGGGGAGATTCTGCAGGCAGATCAGCGTCTGGTCGAGGAACGCAGTCGACTGGAAGCCCTCAGGCTGGAACAGCTTCAGGAAATTCGTTTACGCCAGGATCAGGGACGGGTGGATGTGGATGCGGGGGCCAATCGCCGCTACTACGCAGGACAATTACAGACGCAGATTCAGACTGTAACGGCGAATCGTCGGGTGCTGGAAAAGCAGCTGGTGGCCTGCAGACAGGCTCTCGCGCAGGCGGAGCAGGAAGTCAAAGCGATGGAGAAACTGTCCGACAAACATCGTGATGCGTTTCAATATGCCCAGATCCGAAAAGAATCTCTGGAACTGGAAGAAACCTGGGCGGCCACGCAGCAGACAGGAGGAGTCAGATGA
- a CDS encoding flagellar hook-length control protein FliK, protein MADSPKFSLLDLQTPDVSQYGKQNLGLQRETTRSTDSSYRKQLTESLSRKQQRSSNDKPQVESRSASDNKPERSRPEPQETQSRPAPEPRDTTSSVADHDQQKVRPQDRGDDRTEVSRDAADQAAPVQEQKPAAEDKNDSAEVSENVVTVQPEVKAPVKEKAPGYSLFHAAAQSEGTLTEEVTTGETEIRPPANFQFSDNQSLVKLQTDVTETQQTQSLPIPEGLAELLKKQEVNTTQTDATAQGESAKVPVEDQQVQAADQSEELINAVADDQSPSDETQPEVSLDSLKQIKMTDELKAAIQKFQEQQSKQGNEKADASQADQQAALQQRYLNSQQQQNADNGNQQQGQDAAASDQNTGQQVSQTVIDQVQQQADQTGPDKTEVSDKKTEKHADADKNLPDQSALNQAPHQLKPAATDALQKALTEATKSNPLTQEQHTANPAGHDQSHTQAAGLGHATNVATDHQAAPAGPVVDAKQVDQLVDRISSAVRQSQSTGQQLKIRLSPPELGTLQIEVSLKNGEYSAKLEVQNRHAQKVINDNIAQLKDALTKTGVSLDRIDVHINTHSSEDQRSSQSDSQQQSGTEFNSNQFSDQSGDTEQGHDERSFVEETIQRDDVEPEQQNRPHVTRSQGVATDNVEEIDVQI, encoded by the coding sequence ATGGCAGACTCTCCCAAGTTTTCTTTACTGGATTTGCAGACGCCAGACGTGAGCCAGTACGGCAAGCAGAATCTTGGTCTGCAGAGGGAGACAACTCGTTCCACGGATTCAAGTTATCGCAAACAGCTGACAGAATCTCTGTCCCGAAAGCAGCAGCGTTCCTCGAATGACAAACCACAGGTGGAATCCCGGTCTGCCAGTGATAACAAACCGGAACGGAGTCGTCCGGAACCACAAGAGACACAGTCGCGTCCTGCACCGGAACCGCGGGATACCACATCATCTGTGGCTGATCACGATCAGCAAAAAGTACGTCCACAGGACCGCGGAGACGATCGCACGGAAGTGAGTCGTGATGCTGCGGATCAGGCGGCTCCAGTTCAGGAACAGAAGCCTGCTGCGGAAGACAAGAACGATTCTGCCGAGGTCAGTGAGAATGTCGTCACAGTACAACCTGAAGTCAAAGCGCCCGTTAAAGAGAAGGCACCGGGGTACTCCCTGTTTCATGCTGCAGCCCAGTCTGAAGGGACTCTGACTGAAGAAGTGACCACAGGTGAGACCGAGATTCGTCCCCCGGCGAATTTTCAGTTTTCGGATAATCAGAGTCTGGTGAAATTACAGACGGATGTAACGGAAACCCAGCAGACTCAATCCCTGCCGATTCCGGAAGGGTTGGCCGAACTGCTCAAGAAACAGGAAGTCAACACCACTCAAACTGATGCAACTGCCCAGGGAGAGTCAGCTAAAGTGCCCGTAGAAGACCAGCAGGTACAGGCAGCAGATCAATCAGAGGAATTGATCAACGCGGTCGCAGATGATCAGAGTCCTTCTGATGAAACGCAGCCCGAGGTCTCCCTGGACAGTCTGAAACAGATCAAGATGACGGACGAGCTGAAGGCGGCAATTCAAAAATTCCAGGAACAGCAGTCGAAACAAGGCAATGAGAAGGCAGATGCCTCCCAGGCGGATCAGCAGGCTGCCCTGCAACAGCGATATCTGAATTCGCAACAGCAGCAGAACGCAGATAACGGGAATCAACAGCAGGGGCAGGATGCCGCGGCATCCGATCAGAACACGGGCCAGCAGGTCTCTCAGACCGTGATCGATCAGGTTCAGCAGCAGGCAGATCAGACGGGGCCTGATAAAACAGAAGTCTCGGACAAAAAGACAGAAAAGCACGCAGATGCCGACAAGAATCTGCCCGACCAGAGTGCATTGAACCAGGCGCCTCACCAGCTGAAACCGGCAGCAACGGATGCGCTGCAGAAGGCGCTGACCGAAGCGACGAAGTCGAATCCGCTCACACAGGAACAGCACACTGCGAATCCTGCGGGGCATGATCAGAGTCATACGCAAGCGGCAGGGCTCGGACACGCTACGAATGTCGCAACAGATCATCAGGCAGCCCCTGCCGGGCCTGTCGTTGATGCAAAGCAGGTCGATCAACTGGTTGATCGGATTTCGAGCGCCGTGCGGCAGTCGCAGTCGACAGGCCAGCAGCTCAAAATTCGACTGAGCCCCCCGGAACTGGGGACGCTGCAGATTGAAGTCTCTCTCAAAAATGGTGAGTATTCAGCTAAGCTGGAAGTCCAGAACAGACATGCCCAGAAAGTGATTAACGATAACATTGCCCAGTTGAAAGACGCTCTGACCAAGACCGGCGTTTCACTGGATCGGATCGACGTGCACATCAATACGCATTCCAGTGAAGATCAGCGTTCGTCCCAGTCTGATTCGCAGCAGCAGTCCGGCACCGAATTCAATTCCAACCAGTTTTCGGATCAGTCGGGCGATACAGAGCAGGGGCATGACGAGCGGTCTTTTGTTGAGGAAACTATCCAACGCGATGACGTCGAGCCGGAGCAACAGAACCGGCCCCATGTGACCCGATCACAGGGTGTCGCGACCGATAATGTAGAAGAAATTGACGTCCAGATCTAA
- the fliG gene encoding flagellar motor switch protein FliG, with product MDDLQKAAVLLLSLDKALAAEVLSLMPKDDVEKVTMMIARMQDVSREQQTSVLNEFTSLSGEQTNMERGGLDAVNELLEQSLGKEGAGSILDSINQTMNSVPFGFLQKSGAANLLTFIIEEHPQTIAMIMSHLPSNLAAEVLAGLPSNKQMDVIKRIANMEQTSPEVIRDVEKSLEHRMKNTFSQGMEKAGGVELVAEILNVTDRMTNKGILENMDQDTPDLADEIRRLMFVFDDLVKLDNKAIQALLKEVDTNQWAVALKGASDDIKQKVLSNLSQRAADMLREEMEYLGPIKVSDVEAVQQQIVDSVRRLEDAGEIEVASGNESEQYIS from the coding sequence ATGGATGATCTACAAAAAGCAGCGGTGCTGTTACTGAGTCTGGATAAAGCACTGGCTGCAGAAGTGTTGAGCCTGATGCCCAAGGATGATGTGGAAAAGGTCACAATGATGATTGCCCGGATGCAGGATGTCTCCAGGGAACAGCAGACCAGCGTCTTAAACGAATTTACCTCCTTGAGTGGTGAGCAGACCAACATGGAACGCGGTGGTCTGGACGCGGTGAACGAACTGCTGGAGCAGTCACTGGGCAAAGAGGGGGCCGGCTCGATTCTGGACAGTATCAACCAGACCATGAATTCGGTTCCCTTTGGCTTTTTACAGAAGTCCGGGGCAGCGAACCTGTTGACCTTTATTATTGAAGAGCATCCGCAGACGATTGCCATGATCATGTCGCATTTGCCCAGCAACCTGGCGGCGGAAGTGCTGGCGGGTCTGCCTTCCAATAAGCAGATGGATGTGATCAAGCGGATCGCCAATATGGAACAGACCAGTCCTGAAGTCATCCGCGATGTGGAAAAGAGCCTGGAACACCGGATGAAAAACACGTTCAGCCAGGGCATGGAGAAAGCGGGTGGTGTGGAACTGGTTGCCGAGATCCTGAACGTGACCGACCGGATGACCAATAAGGGAATTCTGGAAAACATGGACCAGGATACTCCCGATCTGGCCGACGAAATCAGGCGACTGATGTTTGTCTTCGACGATCTGGTGAAACTGGACAACAAGGCGATTCAGGCTCTGTTGAAAGAGGTGGACACCAATCAGTGGGCGGTGGCGCTCAAAGGTGCTTCGGACGATATCAAGCAGAAAGTCCTCAGTAATCTTTCTCAGCGAGCGGCTGACATGTTGCGGGAAGAAATGGAATACCTGGGGCCGATCAAGGTCAGCGACGTCGAAGCGGTCCAGCAGCAGATCGTGGACAGCGTACGACGGCTGGAAGATGCGGGTGAAATTGAAGTTGCCTCCGGTAACGAAAGCGAACAGTACATTTCCTGA
- a CDS encoding FliI/YscN family ATPase — protein MFDVSQQIKQILPFRLTGRVTRVVGLTASVSGFPAPLGAVCAIDRENGHPIEAEVVGFQDEETLLLPYEELTGIRRGDRVSLIQSVPAVAVGEEILGRVLDGRGRCIDGKNQAMLSHRANLKAKPISPLDRPRIDTPLSTGIRTIDGLLTCGKGQRLGIFAGSGVGKSTLMGQMARQSSADVNVVCLVGERGREVREFLDRDLGPEGLSRSVVIVATSDEPALIRLRAAHLATAVSEFFRDSGKDVLLMMDSVTRYALAQREIGLAAGEPPATRGYPPSVFSLLPKLLERSGRTDSGSITGFYTVLVEADDANEPISDTVRGILDGHIMLSRKLAHESHWPAIDVLQSISRSMNDITSEVHQAAAAKLKQLMAAYQQSEDLISIGAYQTGANAEVDLAIKLRPIWNEFLRQGSIENSNFEEAAKGLANLVARMEQLKPLNSEGVDATAPGEPSIEAAGNVN, from the coding sequence ATGTTTGATGTCTCTCAGCAGATAAAACAGATTTTGCCCTTTCGTCTGACAGGACGTGTCACGCGTGTGGTGGGGCTCACCGCTTCGGTATCGGGATTTCCGGCGCCATTGGGGGCTGTCTGCGCCATCGATCGGGAAAATGGACATCCCATTGAAGCGGAAGTGGTTGGCTTTCAGGATGAGGAAACCCTGCTGCTGCCATACGAAGAGTTGACCGGAATCCGTCGGGGCGATCGCGTTTCACTGATTCAGTCTGTACCCGCGGTCGCTGTGGGCGAAGAAATCCTGGGGCGTGTCCTGGACGGACGGGGACGCTGTATCGACGGAAAAAATCAGGCCATGCTTTCGCACCGGGCCAATCTCAAAGCCAAACCAATCTCTCCCCTGGATCGTCCGCGGATCGATACTCCGCTCAGTACCGGCATTCGCACGATTGACGGACTATTGACCTGCGGGAAAGGACAGCGACTGGGGATCTTTGCCGGTAGTGGTGTGGGAAAAAGTACGCTGATGGGGCAGATGGCCCGCCAGAGTTCCGCGGATGTGAACGTGGTCTGCCTGGTGGGAGAGCGAGGTCGTGAAGTACGGGAGTTTCTGGACCGCGACCTGGGGCCGGAAGGGCTTTCACGCAGTGTGGTGATTGTCGCAACCAGCGACGAACCCGCATTGATTCGATTGCGTGCCGCGCACCTGGCGACTGCTGTTTCTGAATTCTTTCGCGACTCGGGCAAGGATGTCCTGCTGATGATGGACAGCGTGACCCGTTATGCACTCGCACAGCGGGAAATCGGGCTGGCAGCCGGTGAACCCCCGGCGACGCGCGGGTATCCCCCCAGCGTGTTTTCCCTCCTGCCGAAGCTGCTGGAACGGAGTGGCCGGACTGATTCGGGCAGTATCACCGGATTCTATACCGTGCTTGTTGAAGCCGACGATGCCAATGAGCCGATTTCAGATACAGTGCGTGGGATTCTGGACGGACATATCATGCTCTCACGGAAACTGGCCCATGAATCTCATTGGCCTGCAATTGATGTACTGCAGAGCATCAGCCGTTCGATGAATGATATTACGTCCGAGGTACACCAGGCGGCAGCGGCGAAACTGAAGCAGCTGATGGCCGCTTATCAGCAGTCAGAGGATCTGATTTCCATCGGCGCCTACCAGACGGGAGCCAATGCGGAAGTCGATCTGGCAATCAAGCTGAGGCCGATCTGGAATGAATTTCTGCGACAGGGGAGTATCGAAAACTCGAATTTTGAAGAAGCGGCGAAAGGGCTGGCCAACCTGGTGGCTCGGATGGAACAGCTCAAGCCGTTAAACAGTGAGGGAGTGGATGCAACGGCTCCCGGAGAACCATCGATCGAAGCTGCTGGTAATGTTAACTGA
- a CDS encoding FliH/SctL family protein has translation MAELETTKLLKAESFRALGSKVAYSFNDIEKRCEDYILKVRDQTRQMILDAQQEAEQLKQTAYQEARQQGLDSAQQELEALVQARAEELASQMVQEKLGTVYPAMQQAVEGLHQERVNWRQVWDASAVEICLGIAEKLIRHEINAKPESVRPMMSEALKLASGAQQIRFRLNPIDVEHLGQNTKNFISNLTGCQDCEIIEDETISPGGCLIETQHGTIDATLETQLERISEELIIQNQD, from the coding sequence ATGGCGGAACTGGAAACTACAAAACTGTTAAAAGCGGAGTCGTTTCGAGCCCTGGGTTCGAAAGTGGCTTACAGTTTTAACGATATTGAAAAACGCTGCGAGGATTACATTCTGAAGGTGCGGGATCAGACGCGACAAATGATCCTGGATGCCCAGCAGGAAGCGGAACAGCTGAAGCAGACTGCCTATCAGGAAGCGCGGCAGCAGGGACTGGACTCAGCACAGCAGGAACTGGAAGCTCTGGTTCAGGCTCGTGCCGAAGAACTGGCCAGCCAGATGGTTCAGGAGAAACTGGGAACCGTCTATCCCGCGATGCAGCAGGCCGTAGAGGGCTTACACCAGGAGCGGGTGAACTGGCGACAGGTCTGGGATGCGAGCGCGGTGGAAATCTGCCTGGGGATCGCCGAGAAACTGATTCGACACGAAATTAACGCGAAGCCCGAGTCTGTGAGACCGATGATGAGTGAAGCGCTGAAGCTGGCTTCCGGGGCGCAGCAGATCCGCTTTCGTCTGAATCCCATTGATGTGGAGCACCTGGGACAGAACACGAAGAATTTTATCAGCAATTTAACCGGCTGCCAGGATTGTGAAATTATCGAAGATGAAACCATCTCTCCCGGTGGTTGTCTGATCGAGACGCAGCACGGCACAATTGACGCAACTCTGGAAACGCAACTGGAGCGGATTTCAGAGGAACTGATCATTCAGAATCAGGATTAA